The following proteins are co-located in the Myxococcus fulvus genome:
- a CDS encoding asparagine synthase C-terminal domain-containing protein codes for MRLREAARDVSLSGGVDSAVLCMLAARHAPGRIRAWSMDVHFADETERRNARTVARLAGVEHVDVPIPDAVLPELFEQAVLANESPILNARAIASFAFYAEARRRGASVMLSGAGADEVLMGNPGALTAAMARIEEDRRLVQSVLRASVDNLRTRHPAPVAESFTVGNLGTAPWSLSDTSTSEEVRYAAWVLRELVLPPELRGARAHGITVHTPYLDTRFADVALALPESSLRREGVGKWLFRHAVRGLVPDEVRLARKTPRYGHTALSSPARARWLELYREWLSPARMEPLGVILPEAPLSLLERYTRLAPDAPEASVVDRLLMRLCSLAMLHAHAVRLRPCPES; via the coding sequence GTGAGACTGCGTGAAGCGGCACGGGACGTCAGCCTGAGTGGCGGCGTGGACAGCGCGGTGCTGTGCATGCTCGCGGCCCGCCACGCACCGGGGCGGATTCGCGCCTGGAGCATGGACGTCCACTTCGCTGATGAGACGGAGCGCCGCAACGCGCGCACGGTGGCCCGGCTCGCGGGCGTGGAGCATGTGGACGTGCCCATCCCGGACGCCGTGCTGCCCGAGCTGTTCGAGCAAGCCGTCCTCGCCAATGAGAGCCCCATCCTCAACGCCCGAGCCATCGCGAGCTTCGCGTTCTACGCGGAGGCGCGACGACGCGGCGCCTCGGTGATGTTGAGCGGCGCCGGCGCGGACGAGGTGTTGATGGGCAATCCCGGCGCGCTCACTGCGGCCATGGCGCGCATCGAGGAGGACCGACGACTCGTTCAATCAGTGCTTCGCGCCTCTGTGGACAACTTGCGGACACGCCATCCCGCGCCCGTCGCGGAGTCCTTCACTGTGGGCAACTTGGGGACGGCACCCTGGTCCCTCTCGGATACCTCCACCTCCGAAGAGGTCCGTTACGCGGCCTGGGTCCTCCGGGAGCTAGTGCTACCTCCCGAGCTGCGCGGGGCCCGGGCCCACGGCATCACCGTACACACGCCCTATCTCGACACACGCTTCGCGGACGTGGCGCTCGCGCTGCCTGAGTCCTCGCTCCGGCGCGAGGGCGTGGGCAAGTGGCTCTTCCGTCACGCGGTCCGCGGGCTCGTCCCCGACGAGGTCCGCCTCGCGCGCAAGACGCCCCGCTATGGACACACCGCGCTCTCCAGCCCCGCGCGAGCCCGCTGGCTCGAGCTCTATCGTGAATGGCTGTCCCCCGCGCGGATGGAGCCCCTCGGAGTCATCCTCCCGGAGGCTCCGCTCTCGCTGCTGGAGCGCTACACCCGCCTGGCCCCCGATGCGCCGGAGGCAAGCGTCGTGGACCGCCTGTTGATGCGCCTGTGCTCCCTCGCCATGCTCCACGCGCACGCCGTGCGACTCCGCCCATGTCCCGAATCCTGA